The following are encoded together in the Tatumella ptyseos genome:
- a CDS encoding Lrp/AsnC family transcriptional regulator — MNGLLKLDRLDISILSHLQKDGRISNVNLADAVGLSPSPCLQRVKRLEAAGLIIGYEAHINLVKLTDYVNVFTEVTLTGHRREDFQRFEQGIKKVDELMECHLITGGYDYLLRFMTRTIEHYQEVIEGLLDASLGIDKYFSYIVIKSPVIKNSVPLKSLLDWGHRDRDVVLSNY, encoded by the coding sequence ATGAACGGTTTACTTAAACTCGATCGACTGGATATCAGTATCCTTTCTCATCTGCAAAAAGATGGACGAATCAGTAATGTTAACCTGGCCGATGCGGTAGGTCTATCCCCAAGCCCTTGTTTACAAAGAGTCAAGCGTTTGGAGGCGGCGGGATTGATTATAGGGTACGAAGCTCATATCAATCTTGTAAAGTTGACTGATTATGTGAATGTTTTCACTGAAGTAACGTTGACTGGTCATCGCCGTGAAGATTTCCAACGATTCGAGCAAGGAATAAAAAAAGTCGATGAGTTAATGGAATGTCACTTAATTACTGGAGGTTACGATTATTTACTTCGCTTTATGACTCGAACTATTGAACACTATCAAGAAGTGATTGAAGGGCTGCTCGACGCAAGCTTGGGAATTGATAAGTATTTTAGTTATATTGTCATTAAATCTCCTGTGATAAAAAATAGCGTGCCATTGAAAAGCTTATTAGATTGGGGGCATCGTGATCGAGATGTAGTTCTTTCGAATTATTAG
- a CDS encoding GNAT family N-acetyltransferase: MKIQLRAMHHNDLSQGFRLSQQVNWPHRLDDWEQALSLGEGIVAQTESAIVGCAVLWPWGEQRSTLGLVIVDAAYQGRGIGKCLMEGLLEKVPEGNIRLHATEMGKGLYEKYGFKRQCTISQHQTAQLPAISAPELAANELVRPLQKHELTSLIEHDFQSHGLYRPMLWQNLINSADIRVLEKSGIIRGYMAIRQFGRGYVIGPLLADDECSAQKLFCYGARSLAGKFVRVDTYSNTDFADWLVQQGLPCVDAPIMMIRGEPWIRPEGAMSDYSFMSQAMG, from the coding sequence ATGAAGATTCAATTACGTGCTATGCATCATAATGACCTGTCACAGGGTTTTCGATTAAGTCAGCAAGTCAACTGGCCTCATCGTTTAGACGATTGGGAACAAGCGCTATCATTGGGTGAAGGCATTGTTGCGCAGACAGAAAGCGCTATCGTCGGTTGTGCAGTATTGTGGCCTTGGGGAGAACAGCGTAGTACCTTAGGATTAGTGATTGTCGACGCTGCTTATCAAGGTCGAGGTATCGGCAAGTGTTTGATGGAAGGGTTGCTCGAAAAAGTCCCTGAAGGGAATATTCGATTGCATGCAACGGAGATGGGTAAAGGCTTATATGAAAAATACGGTTTTAAAAGACAATGCACTATTTCCCAGCATCAAACCGCACAACTTCCCGCCATTTCCGCACCAGAATTAGCCGCAAATGAATTAGTAAGACCCCTGCAAAAACATGAGTTAACTTCCTTAATTGAACATGATTTTCAGTCTCATGGGTTGTATCGCCCAATGTTATGGCAAAACCTAATTAACAGTGCTGATATCAGGGTATTAGAGAAAAGCGGAATAATTCGAGGTTATATGGCCATACGACAGTTTGGCCGTGGTTATGTTATTGGCCCCTTGTTAGCGGATGATGAGTGTAGCGCTCAAAAACTCTTCTGTTATGGTGCTAGATCGCTTGCAGGTAAATTTGTACGGGTTGACACGTACAGTAATACCGACTTCGCTGACTGGTTAGTGCAGCAGGGACTGCCTTGCGTTGATGCCCCAATCATGATGATACGAGGAGAGCCTTGGATTCGGCCTGAAGGTGCGATGTCAGATTACAGTTTTATGTCACAGGCGATGGGATAA
- the gabT gene encoding 4-aminobutyrate--2-oxoglutarate transaminase — MMSDMVTATNNEIWLDRREKGVPRGVVTAHPLVVDHASGSEVWDTDGKRYLDFVGGIGVLNVGHNHPMVTAAVKRQLSQVMHVCFQVAAYPVYISLAERLNQLMDKNTAFQSVFFTSGAEAVENAVKIARGYTNRPGIIAFDGAFHGRTLLGTTLTGMSQPYKQNFGPFAGGIYRLPFPNEYRQITEQYCLQALDTLFAAEVSPEQVAAIIIEPVQGDGGFLPAPTSFMQALREITHKHGILLICDEVQTGFGRTGKMFAFEHSDITPDLVTVAKSLGGGLPISGVVGKKDIMNAPLPGGLGGTYGGNALACAAALAVLDVMEQEDLLLRSIKSGKKLNKRLQQLAEKYPCIGMVRGLGFMQAVEIIDPDTGKEDAELTAAILKAAFEKGLLLIKCGLHRNVIRFLAPLVTTDSQLEEALHIFDIALAKATGRI, encoded by the coding sequence ATGATGAGCGATATGGTAACGGCTACGAATAATGAGATTTGGCTTGACCGTCGAGAAAAAGGCGTTCCCCGTGGTGTCGTGACTGCCCATCCATTAGTAGTTGATCATGCTAGTGGAAGTGAAGTATGGGATACCGATGGTAAACGCTATCTTGATTTTGTAGGAGGTATTGGGGTGTTAAATGTAGGGCATAATCACCCTATGGTAACAGCGGCAGTGAAACGTCAGCTGTCTCAAGTCATGCATGTCTGTTTTCAGGTAGCAGCTTATCCGGTTTATATCAGTTTGGCTGAACGGCTCAATCAATTAATGGATAAAAATACCGCTTTTCAGAGCGTGTTTTTTACTAGTGGAGCCGAAGCAGTTGAAAATGCAGTAAAAATTGCTCGTGGTTATACGAATCGCCCAGGTATTATTGCATTTGATGGCGCTTTTCACGGAAGAACATTACTTGGTACGACTTTAACGGGTATGAGCCAGCCTTATAAACAGAATTTCGGCCCTTTCGCAGGGGGGATTTATCGTCTACCTTTTCCGAACGAGTATCGTCAAATTACTGAGCAGTATTGCCTTCAGGCTCTTGACACCCTCTTCGCTGCAGAAGTATCTCCTGAACAAGTCGCTGCGATAATTATCGAGCCAGTCCAAGGCGATGGGGGGTTTTTACCAGCGCCAACGAGTTTTATGCAAGCATTACGGGAAATTACTCATAAGCACGGTATTTTGTTAATTTGCGACGAAGTACAGACTGGATTTGGTCGGACTGGAAAAATGTTTGCTTTTGAACACTCAGATATCACCCCTGATTTAGTCACTGTTGCTAAGAGTCTTGGTGGTGGGTTACCCATTTCAGGTGTAGTAGGTAAAAAAGACATTATGAACGCTCCACTTCCCGGGGGGCTAGGTGGAACCTATGGTGGAAATGCACTAGCTTGCGCCGCAGCGTTAGCGGTATTGGATGTGATGGAACAAGAAGACTTGTTGTTGCGCAGCATCAAGTCCGGTAAAAAGCTGAATAAGCGGCTGCAACAATTAGCAGAAAAATACCCTTGTATTGGAATGGTGCGCGGTTTGGGCTTTATGCAAGCAGTTGAAATCATCGATCCTGATACGGGTAAAGAAGATGCTGAGCTGACGGCAGCAATTTTAAAGGCTGCTTTTGAAAAAGGACTTCTTTTAATTAAATGTGGTCTTCATCGTAATGTAATTCGTTTCCTTGCTCCGCTTGTTACCACTGATTCTCAGTTAGAAGAAGCGCTACACATCTTTGATATTGCCCTCGCCAAAGCTACAGGGCGTATATAA
- a CDS encoding amidohydrolase, with product MNIQKWVDIRHHLHQYPETGFNEQHTAALIAKLLTELGLEVETGVGNTGVVGVLRGRYQGSRMIGLRADIDALPMNDEGKSQWRSSHMGIAHACGHDGHTTMLLAAAEYLAQHPNFEGSVCFIFQPAEEGLAGAKAMIDDGLFRRYPCDAVYAIHNWPELELGELRTRIGPIMAAADRFDITLGGGGGHAAQPHLSADTLLATSELVVSLNSLVSRKLNPHESALLTVTQIHGGLSHNMIPSEASITGTIRTFTSEARDILEQQVRLKTEHICAAYGLQAKIRYNRYYPATCNSEREVTLALKAAQQAGLSAKEAEHPALTSEDFSFMLQEKPGAYVWLGSGPSYPLHHPSYDFNDEVIPYGLHWFYEIVQLELGKI from the coding sequence ATGAATATCCAAAAGTGGGTAGATATAAGGCATCATTTACACCAATACCCGGAAACTGGTTTTAACGAACAACATACGGCCGCACTTATTGCTAAGTTGCTGACAGAGTTGGGATTAGAGGTGGAAACAGGTGTCGGCAATACCGGAGTGGTAGGGGTACTTCGGGGAAGATATCAAGGTAGCCGCATGATTGGTTTACGTGCCGATATCGATGCCTTGCCGATGAACGATGAAGGGAAAAGCCAATGGCGAAGTAGCCATATGGGAATTGCACATGCCTGTGGTCATGACGGGCATACCACGATGCTCTTAGCTGCCGCAGAATATCTTGCACAACACCCTAATTTCGAAGGTAGTGTCTGCTTTATTTTTCAACCAGCAGAAGAGGGCCTGGCCGGCGCAAAAGCGATGATCGATGACGGGTTATTTAGGCGTTATCCTTGCGACGCCGTGTATGCCATTCATAACTGGCCTGAGCTGGAATTGGGTGAACTCCGTACCCGTATCGGCCCCATCATGGCAGCCGCAGATCGTTTTGATATAACGCTTGGTGGTGGAGGGGGGCATGCCGCTCAGCCTCACCTCTCAGCGGATACCTTATTGGCGACTAGCGAGCTGGTAGTGTCGTTGAATAGTCTGGTATCAAGAAAGCTCAACCCACATGAATCGGCATTATTAACCGTCACGCAAATACATGGTGGTTTGTCGCACAACATGATTCCAAGTGAAGCATCGATTACCGGTACAATTAGAACCTTTACCTCCGAGGCGAGGGATATCCTAGAGCAACAAGTACGTTTAAAAACTGAGCATATTTGTGCAGCATATGGATTACAAGCCAAGATTCGTTACAACCGTTACTACCCCGCTACCTGTAATTCAGAACGTGAAGTAACTCTTGCACTCAAGGCTGCACAGCAAGCAGGATTATCGGCGAAAGAGGCTGAGCATCCCGCACTGACCTCAGAAGACTTCTCTTTTATGTTACAAGAAAAGCCTGGCGCTTATGTCTGGTTGGGCTCAGGGCCAAGCTATCCCCTACATCATCCAAGTTATGATTTTAATGATGAGGTCATCCCTTATGGCCTTCACTGGTTCTATGAAATTGTTCAATTGGAGCTTGGCAAAATTTAA
- a CDS encoding carbon-nitrogen hydrolase family protein, with amino-acid sequence MKAPVKVACVQAAPVFLDLNATVDKTIRLIEEAAQNGASLIAFPETWIPGYPWFLWLSAPAAYMHWVKQYHDNSLQLESEQATKIREAAKKNNIHVVLGYSEKDHGSLYIGQWIISDQGETVGRRRKLKATHVERILFGESDGSSIRTFDTPLGTLGALCCWEHLQPLTRYAMYSQHEEIHIGAWPSFSLYREGTAALGPEVNIAASRLYAAEGQCFVISPCAIVSPEMLEMLCDDDLKLSMLEAGGGHARIFGPDGAELATPLGEHEEGILYATLDPTALIFAKSAADPVGHYSRPDVMRLLFNNKPSPCVMPFSESPVSTTTLDPLEESPSLPNDHC; translated from the coding sequence ATGAAAGCGCCAGTTAAAGTCGCCTGCGTTCAAGCAGCACCCGTTTTCCTAGATCTTAATGCAACAGTGGACAAAACCATCCGTTTGATCGAAGAGGCCGCTCAAAATGGGGCCAGTCTAATCGCTTTTCCTGAAACTTGGATACCTGGATATCCTTGGTTTCTGTGGCTCAGTGCTCCAGCCGCTTATATGCATTGGGTGAAGCAGTATCATGACAATTCGTTACAGTTAGAGAGTGAACAGGCAACGAAGATTCGCGAAGCGGCCAAAAAGAATAATATCCATGTGGTCTTGGGATACAGTGAAAAGGATCACGGTTCTCTCTATATTGGGCAGTGGATTATTAGCGACCAAGGTGAAACGGTTGGTCGTCGACGTAAACTCAAAGCGACACATGTTGAACGTATTCTCTTCGGCGAAAGTGATGGCTCCTCGATTCGGACTTTCGATACGCCATTAGGTACCCTCGGCGCATTGTGCTGCTGGGAGCATTTACAGCCCCTGACGCGCTACGCCATGTACTCCCAACACGAGGAGATCCATATTGGTGCATGGCCCAGCTTCAGTCTGTATCGCGAAGGCACTGCAGCATTAGGACCAGAGGTCAATATTGCTGCTTCCCGACTTTATGCGGCGGAAGGCCAATGTTTTGTTATTTCTCCTTGTGCCATCGTTTCGCCAGAGATGCTGGAAATGTTATGCGACGATGATCTCAAACTCAGTATGCTTGAAGCCGGGGGCGGCCACGCACGAATCTTCGGGCCGGATGGTGCAGAGCTCGCCACCCCCTTAGGGGAGCATGAGGAGGGTATCCTCTATGCAACACTCGACCCTACCGCTCTCATTTTTGCAAAATCAGCGGCAGATCCCGTCGGCCATTATTCTCGCCCTGACGTGATGCGTTTATTGTTTAACAATAAACCCAGTCCTTGTGTCATGCCGTTTAGTGAAAGTCCCGTCAGCACTACAACGCTTGATCCCTTGGAAGAATCCCCCTCCTTACCCAACGATCATTGCTAA
- a CDS encoding NAD(P)/FAD-dependent oxidoreductase: MPTLIQYVQDSLYLPDSADVVILGGGIAGAAACWELARQGVKVVLLEKGLVGAEQSSRNWGWCRQQNRDQRELPLIIHALRRWQELNEETGEELGFRKTGLVYATCNEQDIAAWDRWNNMAKSYDIRSNILNAEQAKFMTPGSTTQWKGGVHSPDDGHAEPSMAAPGLVRAAVRKGAQVFQQCAVRGLDISAGKVSGVITERGIIKTSRVICAAGAWTSLFCRRHGIDLPLGNVIGTAFRTRPIKQAIALPFYTERFAVRPQIDGGYTVSVSGRGRLEAGFQGLKYSGQFYSTFKARRKNLTIVPSLTPFIRGPETLAYWSFDSVSPFEKMRILDPAADQEIVQEGLAAMVNEFPELKGVQVAQSWGGMIDSTPDAIPVISEVNKLPGLILSAGYSGHGFGIGPGAGRLAADLAMNSTPIVDPTPYRYSRFIDGSDLDAPGMM; encoded by the coding sequence ATGCCCACACTTATTCAATATGTTCAGGATAGTTTATACCTGCCAGACTCGGCTGATGTAGTCATTCTCGGTGGGGGGATCGCGGGTGCTGCAGCGTGTTGGGAACTTGCACGCCAAGGGGTCAAGGTTGTTTTACTCGAAAAAGGGCTAGTTGGTGCTGAACAATCAAGTCGTAATTGGGGGTGGTGTCGTCAACAAAACCGTGATCAACGAGAGCTACCGTTAATTATCCACGCCTTACGACGTTGGCAGGAACTCAATGAAGAAACGGGCGAGGAATTAGGTTTTCGCAAAACGGGCCTAGTCTATGCCACCTGTAATGAACAAGATATTGCTGCTTGGGATAGATGGAACAACATGGCAAAAAGCTATGATATTCGCAGTAATATATTGAATGCCGAGCAAGCGAAGTTCATGACCCCAGGCAGTACGACGCAGTGGAAAGGTGGGGTGCATTCTCCCGATGATGGACATGCTGAGCCATCAATGGCAGCACCAGGATTAGTGCGTGCGGCGGTACGTAAGGGTGCACAAGTCTTTCAACAATGTGCGGTAAGGGGACTGGATATCAGTGCCGGAAAAGTTAGTGGTGTTATTACCGAACGAGGAATTATTAAAACTTCTAGGGTTATCTGTGCTGCGGGGGCATGGACCTCACTATTTTGCCGTCGACACGGTATCGATCTGCCTTTAGGAAATGTAATAGGTACAGCATTTCGGACTCGACCAATCAAACAAGCTATTGCCTTACCTTTTTATACGGAACGCTTTGCTGTCAGACCACAGATCGATGGTGGATATACCGTATCCGTTTCCGGCAGAGGTCGTCTAGAAGCGGGCTTCCAAGGTCTTAAATATAGTGGTCAGTTTTATTCAACTTTCAAAGCGCGCCGTAAAAATCTCACTATTGTGCCATCGCTGACCCCTTTTATTCGAGGACCTGAGACTTTGGCTTACTGGTCTTTCGATAGTGTTTCTCCCTTTGAAAAAATGCGTATTCTTGACCCGGCTGCTGACCAAGAAATAGTACAAGAAGGTCTCGCCGCAATGGTTAATGAGTTTCCTGAACTAAAGGGGGTTCAAGTGGCCCAGTCTTGGGGAGGCATGATCGATAGTACGCCGGACGCGATTCCAGTCATCAGTGAGGTAAACAAGTTACCTGGGCTAATTCTATCGGCAGGTTATAGCGGTCACGGATTTGGTATCGGCCCAGGAGCGGGTCGCCTTGCAGCTGACTTAGCCATGAATTCAACACCTATTGTGGATCCAACACCCTATCGATATTCACGTTTTATCGACGGAAGTGACCTTGACGCACCTGGGATGATGTAA
- a CDS encoding ABC transporter ATP-binding protein — MSTHFSVKPLVVVDNLQVKAINRGVETVLVSDISFSVKKGEVLALIGESGSGKTTIAMALMGYARHGCHITKGNISVSEQSVREMTPAQLRQYRGNDIAYIAQSAASSFNPGMRIMDQVIEPVVIHNVLSRSAAREKAITLFRELALPSPETIGERYPHQVSGGQLQRLMTAMALMGDPQVIILDEPTTALDVTTQVEVLKAFRRVIFQRGMTAIYVSHDLAVVAQVSDHIMVLQQGKVVEYGQTSKLLTNAQETYTHQLMNAAQHKPRMTSWIRNNDDRQPLLEIRDLAVGYGIRDRNRVPKIRVLEEIHLQLWRGQAIGIIGESGSGKTTLAHAIAGLNPAWAGHILFNHHYISSHLNERLPEELQQIQYVFQMADTALNPAHTVGDILSRPLKRFRQLKGKALSKEIDELLALVKLPPSLQYRKPASLSGGQKQRVNLARALAARPEIIICDEVTSALDSVVAAAILDLVSELRRKLNLSVLFISHDMQAIRAVCDDIVVMKQGRIITQLACEDYDKPSSNLYFERLKRAVPELRLGWLDEQQELCKAESYY; from the coding sequence ATGAGTACTCATTTCTCGGTAAAGCCATTAGTCGTGGTCGATAACCTGCAGGTTAAAGCTATCAACAGAGGTGTTGAAACTGTTTTAGTTAGTGATATCAGCTTTTCGGTTAAGAAAGGAGAAGTTCTTGCTCTGATTGGTGAATCTGGCTCAGGAAAAACAACGATAGCGATGGCATTAATGGGTTATGCACGCCATGGCTGCCATATCACAAAGGGAAATATTTCTGTCTCCGAACAGTCTGTACGAGAGATGACGCCAGCACAGTTACGCCAGTATCGAGGTAACGATATTGCCTATATTGCACAGAGTGCGGCCTCATCCTTCAATCCGGGTATGAGAATCATGGATCAAGTCATAGAACCGGTAGTGATCCATAATGTACTGTCGCGGTCTGCAGCCCGAGAGAAAGCGATAACCTTATTTCGAGAGTTAGCATTACCTTCCCCCGAAACGATTGGGGAGCGCTACCCGCATCAAGTTTCTGGTGGTCAATTGCAACGACTGATGACCGCAATGGCACTCATGGGCGACCCACAAGTGATCATTCTTGACGAACCGACTACAGCTTTAGATGTAACAACCCAAGTTGAAGTATTGAAAGCATTCCGTCGTGTAATCTTCCAGCGTGGCATGACAGCTATTTATGTGAGTCATGACCTCGCGGTGGTTGCGCAAGTATCTGACCACATCATGGTTTTGCAGCAGGGGAAAGTCGTCGAGTACGGACAAACCTCTAAGCTTTTAACCAATGCCCAAGAGACGTATACCCACCAATTAATGAATGCAGCGCAGCATAAACCGCGTATGACTAGCTGGATACGAAATAACGACGATAGACAACCTTTACTAGAGATTCGTGATTTAGCTGTTGGTTATGGTATACGCGACCGTAACCGGGTACCCAAAATCCGTGTTCTCGAGGAGATTCATCTACAGTTATGGCGTGGGCAGGCGATAGGGATTATAGGAGAGTCAGGATCAGGTAAGACGACACTTGCCCATGCGATTGCTGGCTTGAACCCAGCCTGGGCAGGGCATATTCTTTTTAATCATCATTATATTTCCAGCCATCTCAATGAACGTCTTCCGGAAGAACTTCAACAGATCCAGTATGTTTTCCAAATGGCTGATACCGCACTGAATCCTGCTCATACGGTGGGCGATATACTCAGTCGTCCTTTAAAACGTTTTCGCCAGTTAAAGGGCAAGGCGCTATCAAAAGAAATCGATGAATTATTAGCGCTCGTTAAGTTACCCCCTTCGCTGCAATACCGTAAGCCAGCCTCTTTATCCGGTGGGCAAAAACAAAGAGTTAACTTAGCGCGAGCTCTCGCCGCTCGTCCGGAAATCATCATCTGCGATGAAGTCACCTCTGCACTAGATAGTGTTGTCGCGGCAGCTATCCTCGATTTAGTTTCAGAGCTACGCCGTAAATTGAATTTATCGGTCCTTTTTATAAGCCATGATATGCAAGCTATTCGTGCGGTCTGTGACGATATCGTAGTGATGAAGCAAGGGCGCATTATCACTCAGCTTGCCTGTGAAGATTACGACAAGCCCTCCAGTAACCTTTACTTTGAACGCCTGAAGCGAGCTGTACCAGAATTACGTCTGGGCTGGCTTGATGAGCAACAGGAATTGTGTAAAGCAGAATCATATTATTAA
- a CDS encoding transporter: MHINLKNSGLALLVSITATKAFALEIAPGDYEPIPAGGNVLGLYAKYSSSHERYLQDKKLSSSSTLRTQVELLRFIHSVGISDGTVLQPQFILPYGDLTAGSSARALGSNHGIGDFILAAPLLTTVASHRDIFSFGPYFYLPTGSYDHNKALNVGENRWRMLWQAGYIHHFTDRWAVDTAADVSWFSHNNDYGASKATLREKPLYEYQAYLRYSFSPLSHFGVGGGYISGGESSVDGINQQDTQRTFYLSASMAYLFTPHLQGLIVIGKDQHTESGFKQDKNVTLRLATFF; this comes from the coding sequence ATGCACATCAATTTAAAGAATAGTGGACTTGCTTTACTCGTCAGTATTACTGCAACCAAAGCTTTTGCTTTAGAAATTGCGCCAGGCGATTATGAGCCTATCCCAGCTGGGGGTAACGTCCTAGGACTCTATGCAAAGTATTCCAGTAGTCACGAACGCTATCTTCAAGATAAAAAATTGTCGAGTTCATCTACGCTACGGACACAAGTCGAGCTATTAAGATTTATACATTCCGTTGGCATTTCTGATGGTACGGTGCTCCAGCCTCAATTTATTTTGCCCTATGGCGATTTAACCGCAGGCAGTAGCGCGCGAGCACTGGGCAGCAATCATGGCATCGGAGATTTTATCCTTGCCGCCCCGCTCCTTACCACCGTCGCCAGTCATCGGGATATCTTTTCTTTTGGACCCTATTTTTACCTACCAACTGGTAGTTATGACCATAATAAAGCGTTGAATGTGGGGGAGAATCGTTGGCGAATGCTCTGGCAAGCGGGGTATATCCATCATTTTACGGATCGCTGGGCCGTTGATACCGCAGCAGATGTGAGTTGGTTTAGCCATAATAATGATTATGGCGCGTCAAAAGCCACCTTGCGCGAAAAGCCCCTCTATGAGTACCAAGCCTATCTTCGTTATAGTTTTTCACCGCTTTCCCATTTTGGCGTGGGTGGGGGCTATATATCAGGCGGCGAATCCTCTGTTGACGGTATCAATCAACAGGATACCCAAAGAACCTTCTATTTAAGTGCATCCATGGCTTATCTCTTTACGCCTCATTTACAAGGCTTAATCGTGATCGGTAAAGACCAACATACGGAGTCTGGCTTTAAACAAGATAAAAATGTCACGTTACGCCTCGCAACCTTCTTTTAA
- a CDS encoding ABC transporter permease — protein sequence MNYLRTPLWFFFALTPAGRLGLVLTLFWIFIALFGQYLAPYSINDIGGGPLFGGFSKDFWLGTDYLGRDMLTRIMAGSRYSIGLAFTAAILASVVGTLLALLAAVAGRWIEEGLGRLNDALLVLPGKVLSLMIVAVFGSSLTMLVITAVFTYWPGAYRIAFALASQLRNQDYIRAAKLRGENRFYLAIREILPNMIHPMLTDFGLRFVYIVLLLSGLSFLGLGVQPPQADWGSLVRENLQGLFDGSPAILMPAIAIASLTIGVNLFIDSLQNMSPVSLIRREA from the coding sequence ATGAACTATTTACGTACTCCTTTGTGGTTCTTTTTTGCATTAACACCAGCTGGGCGGTTGGGGCTGGTTCTGACCTTATTTTGGATTTTTATCGCGCTTTTCGGTCAGTATCTCGCGCCTTATTCGATTAATGACATTGGTGGGGGGCCGCTATTTGGCGGGTTTTCTAAAGATTTTTGGTTAGGAACGGATTATCTGGGCAGAGATATGCTCACGCGTATTATGGCGGGTAGTCGCTATTCAATTGGCTTAGCGTTTACTGCAGCGATACTTGCCAGTGTTGTTGGAACCTTACTGGCGTTACTCGCGGCAGTGGCTGGACGTTGGATCGAAGAAGGTCTTGGCCGTCTCAACGATGCACTACTGGTACTACCAGGTAAAGTATTATCGCTAATGATTGTTGCAGTATTTGGTTCTTCGCTCACCATGTTAGTTATCACGGCGGTATTCACCTACTGGCCAGGGGCATATCGTATCGCGTTCGCTTTGGCAAGCCAGTTGCGTAACCAGGATTATATCAGGGCAGCCAAATTACGAGGTGAAAATCGCTTTTACCTCGCTATTCGAGAAATTTTACCGAACATGATTCATCCGATGTTAACTGATTTTGGTTTGCGATTTGTTTATATCGTTCTGCTACTCAGTGGCCTAAGTTTTCTGGGGTTGGGTGTACAACCACCTCAAGCGGATTGGGGAAGTTTAGTTCGTGAGAATTTACAGGGCTTATTTGATGGATCACCCGCTATTTTGATGCCAGCCATCGCTATTGCAAGCCTAACCATCGGGGTCAATTTGTTCATTGATAGTCTCCAAAATATGAGCCCAGTCTCATTAATCCGGAGGGAAGCATGA
- a CDS encoding 2-hydroxyacid dehydrogenase gives MSIVYHSSAERGKFWQRWLAENAPDLDMYLWPETGDPTKVRYYVAWEIPDDLLSRFPHLEVIFSVGAGADQFSADHVPEGVSVVRMIEPGLTNDMAAYVTFSVISLHRKMPRYLQQQQRKLWLKHDAVPASQCKVGILGLGNLGSAAARVLTHLGYQCSGWSRNRKHIDGVASYFGDDQLAAFLAQSDILVCLLPLTHLTRGLLNRDLFAQLPRGAGLVHAGRGQQLNHEDLIEALESGQISHAVIDVTDPEPLPEEHPFWTHPSLWLTPHIASETHAESSVKVLFDNIRRHEQGRSMIGLIDMNRGY, from the coding sequence ATGAGTATCGTTTATCATTCCAGCGCAGAGCGTGGAAAGTTCTGGCAGAGGTGGCTGGCAGAAAATGCTCCAGACCTCGACATGTATCTATGGCCTGAAACGGGAGACCCAACGAAAGTTCGCTATTATGTGGCCTGGGAAATCCCAGACGATCTTCTATCAAGATTTCCTCATCTAGAAGTAATATTTTCCGTCGGGGCAGGTGCTGATCAATTTAGTGCCGATCACGTCCCAGAAGGGGTCAGCGTGGTACGGATGATCGAGCCGGGATTGACCAATGATATGGCAGCGTATGTGACCTTCTCAGTGATTAGTCTCCATCGGAAGATGCCTCGTTATCTCCAACAACAACAACGGAAGCTATGGTTAAAACATGATGCGGTTCCTGCCTCGCAATGTAAAGTAGGTATTCTTGGACTCGGTAACTTGGGGAGTGCTGCAGCTCGAGTTCTTACCCATTTAGGCTATCAATGTTCGGGATGGAGTCGTAATCGAAAACATATTGATGGTGTCGCCAGTTATTTTGGTGATGATCAATTAGCCGCTTTTCTGGCACAGAGCGATATTCTGGTGTGCTTATTACCCTTGACTCATCTTACACGTGGATTATTAAACCGCGATCTCTTCGCTCAATTACCCCGTGGGGCCGGACTTGTCCATGCTGGTCGGGGACAGCAATTAAATCATGAAGATTTAATTGAGGCATTGGAGAGCGGTCAGATTAGTCATGCGGTTATCGATGTGACTGATCCAGAACCGCTACCTGAAGAGCATCCTTTTTGGACTCACCCGTCATTGTGGTTGACCCCCCATATTGCTAGTGAGACCCATGCTGAGAGTTCGGTAAAAGTATTATTCGACAATATCCGTCGTCATGAACAAGGTCGGTCAATGATTGGATTGATCGATATGAACAGGGGGTATTGA